One part of the Xylanimonas allomyrinae genome encodes these proteins:
- a CDS encoding RDD family protein, whose amino-acid sequence MSVLCPACGSQQPSDAAFCPICGAPRPRADAPTDLAAPGQGVPSTATPSGRSGSGPDGAGGAAGEGCPTAGVGRRVAASVLDLLAVAMPTWLMLLVGVVRAPGGFDAAGPVALVAAAQPWAVGAGVWSLAAGIGLCWWEGATGAAVGGRVLGVRAVDREHAAPLGFWRALVRALVVAAGSVVPVLGTLLVLLSPLFDGGGRGQGWHDKAAGAVVLRVRPPRGARAPDEPPAHEDGVAAQASASPRAGTAPAAPAAPEASPWAISPWAAAMAGPDGARAPTPPGASAAPDESVVRGAPPPGKLPVRLMRAPVRPVRLVLPDGTSVVVTGPSLVGRDPQAETGGWALVPLDDPGRSVSKTHAELDVDPDGLWVTDRGSTNGTVVAEPGRPLRAAAPGTRTRVPHGSRLHLGDLRLAVQGGV is encoded by the coding sequence ATGTCCGTGCTGTGCCCCGCGTGCGGCTCGCAGCAGCCGTCCGATGCGGCGTTCTGCCCGATCTGTGGCGCCCCGCGCCCGCGCGCGGACGCCCCGACCGACCTCGCCGCGCCCGGCCAGGGCGTGCCGTCGACCGCGACGCCGTCGGGCCGGAGCGGGAGCGGCCCTGACGGCGCGGGGGGCGCCGCGGGGGAGGGGTGCCCGACCGCCGGGGTCGGGCGGCGTGTCGCCGCGTCCGTCCTCGACCTGCTGGCCGTCGCGATGCCGACCTGGCTCATGCTGCTCGTGGGGGTCGTGCGCGCACCCGGCGGCTTCGACGCCGCCGGCCCGGTGGCGCTCGTCGCGGCGGCGCAGCCGTGGGCCGTCGGGGCCGGGGTGTGGTCCCTGGCCGCGGGGATCGGCCTCTGCTGGTGGGAGGGTGCCACGGGCGCGGCCGTCGGCGGGCGGGTGCTCGGCGTGCGTGCGGTGGATCGTGAGCACGCCGCGCCGCTCGGGTTCTGGCGTGCACTCGTGCGCGCCCTCGTCGTCGCCGCAGGTTCGGTCGTGCCCGTCCTGGGCACCCTGCTGGTGCTCCTCAGCCCCCTGTTCGACGGCGGCGGCCGCGGGCAGGGGTGGCACGACAAGGCGGCGGGCGCCGTCGTGCTGCGCGTTCGGCCGCCTCGCGGGGCTAGAGCGCCGGACGAGCCCCCGGCGCATGAAGACGGAGTGGCGGCGCAGGCGAGCGCGTCGCCTCGGGCGGGCACCGCCCCTGCGGCGCCTGCGGCGCCCGAGGCCTCGCCGTGGGCCATCTCGCCGTGGGCCGCGGCGATGGCCGGGCCGGACGGGGCGCGAGCACCGACGCCACCGGGTGCGTCCGCCGCGCCGGACGAGTCGGTGGTCCGCGGTGCGCCGCCCCCCGGGAAGCTCCCGGTGCGGCTGATGCGCGCACCCGTCCGCCCGGTGCGGCTCGTGCTGCCCGACGGCACGTCCGTCGTCGTCACCGGACCATCGCTCGTGGGGCGTGACCCGCAGGCCGAGACCGGAGGGTGGGCGCTGGTGCCGCTCGACGACCCCGGCCGCTCGGTCTCGAAGACGCACGCGGAGCTCGACGTCGACCCCGACGGGTTGTGGGTGACCGACCGCGGGTCGACCAACGGCACGGTCGTCGCGGAGCCGGGGCGACCGCTGCGCGCCGCCGCACCCGGGACGCGCACGCGCGTGCCGCACGGTTCGCGGCTGCACCTCGGCGATCTGAGGCTCGCCGTGCAGGGGGGCGTATGA
- a CDS encoding NADH-quinone oxidoreductase subunit J — MTTTGGEAALFGILAPLMVIAALGLLFVRRAVHAAVCVVFVMICLAVLYVANEAPFLGVVQVVVYTGAVMMLFLFVLMLVGVDAADSLTETIRGQRWVGLLFGAGLLAVLLGVLSRTDLPAAVGLDLANAQTNPSGLAAILFGDYVLGMEVIGVLLVTAALAGLVLTHRRRLGPRRTQRSIARERVAAVADGRVLTPLPAPGVYAQNNAMDTPALGPDGQPLEHSVPRVLRIRGQQRTATEVLATEETLRGRLGLPATAEAAAAATQVEDTEVDDGIRVPSADDEEAKH, encoded by the coding sequence ATGACGACGACCGGTGGTGAGGCGGCCCTCTTCGGGATCCTCGCGCCTCTCATGGTGATCGCCGCGCTCGGGCTGCTGTTCGTGCGTCGCGCGGTGCACGCGGCCGTGTGCGTGGTGTTCGTGATGATCTGCCTCGCGGTGCTCTACGTCGCCAACGAGGCACCGTTCCTCGGCGTCGTGCAGGTCGTCGTCTACACCGGCGCGGTGATGATGCTGTTCCTGTTCGTGCTCATGCTCGTGGGCGTCGACGCCGCCGACTCGCTCACGGAGACCATTCGCGGGCAGCGCTGGGTCGGCCTGCTGTTCGGGGCGGGGCTGCTCGCCGTGCTGCTGGGCGTGCTCAGCCGCACCGACCTGCCGGCGGCCGTGGGACTCGACCTGGCGAACGCACAGACCAACCCGAGCGGGCTGGCCGCGATCCTCTTCGGGGACTACGTGCTGGGCATGGAGGTCATCGGCGTGCTGCTGGTGACGGCCGCGCTCGCCGGCCTCGTGCTCACCCACCGCCGGCGGCTGGGACCGCGACGCACGCAGCGCTCCATCGCGCGCGAGCGCGTCGCGGCCGTGGCCGACGGCAGGGTGCTGACGCCGCTGCCCGCCCCCGGCGTGTACGCGCAGAACAACGCCATGGACACCCCGGCGCTCGGCCCGGACGGGCAGCCGCTGGAGCACTCGGTGCCGCGCGTGCTGCGCATCCGCGGTCAGCAGCGCACGGCCACCGAGGTGCTCGCCACCGAGGAGACGCTGCGCGGCAGGCTCGGCCTGCCCGCCACGGCCGAGGCCGCCGCCGCGGCCACGCAGGTCGAGGACACCGAGGTCGACGACGGGATCCGCGTCCCGTCCGCCGACGACGAGGAGGCGAAGCACTGA
- a CDS encoding OmpA family protein, with the protein MIGSRALAVAMTVAAAVAGSPTSSPSPPSPSPQSSHDADPGLVADTQRKLDEARADLETTSLTDEMHRAAVTELRPDVSIADLRSEGSVTGLDTVVEDKGRTVVHLTADLLFEFGQATLTDPARAAVGRLTEQIPQGVAVSVDGHTDSVGDDAFNDTLSQQRADSVAAVLGEARPDLVLTVTGHGEREPVASNEVGGQDNPAGRARNRRVEVSYESGG; encoded by the coding sequence GTGATCGGTTCGCGGGCGCTGGCCGTCGCGATGACCGTGGCCGCAGCCGTCGCGGGCTCGCCCACGTCCTCACCGTCGCCGCCCTCACCGTCGCCGCAGTCGTCACACGACGCCGACCCCGGTCTCGTGGCCGACACGCAGCGGAAGCTCGACGAGGCGCGTGCGGACCTGGAGACCACGAGCCTCACGGACGAGATGCACCGCGCCGCAGTCACCGAGCTGCGCCCGGACGTCTCCATCGCCGACCTGCGGTCGGAGGGGTCCGTCACCGGTCTCGACACGGTGGTCGAGGACAAGGGCCGCACGGTCGTCCACCTGACTGCGGACCTGCTGTTCGAGTTCGGGCAGGCCACGCTGACGGACCCGGCCCGGGCCGCCGTCGGGAGGCTGACGGAGCAGATCCCGCAGGGCGTCGCGGTCAGCGTGGACGGCCACACCGACTCCGTCGGCGACGACGCGTTCAACGACACGCTCTCGCAGCAGCGGGCCGACTCCGTCGCGGCCGTGCTGGGCGAGGCACGACCCGACCTGGTCCTGACCGTGACCGGCCACGGTGAGCGCGAGCCGGTCGCCAGCAACGAGGTCGGCGGACAGGACAACCCGGCCGGGCGGGCACGGAACCGCCGGGTCGAGGTCTCGTACGAGTCCGGCGGATGA
- a CDS encoding NADH-quinone oxidoreductase subunit M has protein sequence MSFPWLTALIAWPLVAALATALTGRGRGRPAATAHGPGSGAFGAPAARTVALVGSLVEIALLVGAFLAFDTARAGEHQLAETHQWIPGIGASYAVGVDGVGLLLVALSVGLVPLVILAAWKEQGGDHPRLRSYLATVLVLEAFMVAVFAARDVFLFYVLFEAMLIPAYFLIGGFGQGAQRRYAAVKFLLFSLAGGLIMLVAVIALYLQVPAAERGPETFLTANLAATADGLGTTAGRLMFCAFFLAFAVKAPMVPVHTWLPDVTENATPGTSTLLICVLDKVGTFGMLTLCLPLFPEATRWAAPAIVVLAVVSILYGAILAIGQTDLLRLIGYTSVSHFGFIILGIFTFTATGTAGASLMMLNHGISTGALFLIAGFAIARHPQRSQQIADYGGLRTVAPILGGSFLVAGLSAAALPGLATFVSEILVFLGAFSANHAAALVAVPAVVLAAVYVLLTYQRMFTGKVPATLTADGPVRDLDARERTVAGVFVAALLLLGFVPSLALRYVDPPAHTTVTLTAAASAHTTEVAS, from the coding sequence ATGAGCTTCCCCTGGCTGACAGCCCTCATCGCGTGGCCGCTCGTGGCCGCGCTCGCCACCGCCCTGACCGGCCGTGGACGCGGACGCCCCGCCGCCACCGCGCACGGCCCCGGATCGGGCGCGTTCGGCGCCCCGGCCGCGCGCACGGTCGCGCTGGTCGGCTCGCTCGTCGAGATCGCGCTGCTGGTCGGCGCGTTCCTCGCGTTCGACACCGCGCGGGCCGGCGAGCACCAGCTCGCCGAGACCCACCAGTGGATCCCGGGCATCGGGGCCTCCTACGCCGTCGGCGTCGACGGCGTCGGGCTGCTGCTCGTGGCGCTCTCGGTGGGCCTGGTGCCCCTGGTGATCCTCGCGGCGTGGAAGGAGCAGGGCGGCGACCACCCGCGGCTGCGGTCCTACCTGGCGACCGTGCTGGTGCTGGAGGCGTTCATGGTCGCGGTGTTCGCGGCACGCGACGTCTTCCTGTTCTACGTGCTGTTCGAGGCCATGCTCATCCCCGCCTACTTCCTCATCGGCGGGTTCGGGCAGGGCGCGCAGCGCCGCTACGCCGCGGTCAAGTTCCTGCTGTTCTCCCTGGCCGGCGGGCTGATCATGCTCGTCGCCGTCATCGCGCTCTACCTGCAGGTGCCCGCCGCCGAGCGCGGCCCGGAGACCTTCCTGACCGCGAACCTGGCCGCCACCGCCGACGGCCTCGGCACGACCGCCGGCCGGCTGATGTTCTGCGCGTTCTTCCTCGCGTTCGCCGTCAAGGCGCCCATGGTGCCCGTGCACACATGGCTGCCCGACGTCACCGAGAACGCCACCCCCGGCACGTCGACGCTGCTCATCTGCGTGCTCGACAAGGTCGGCACGTTCGGGATGCTCACGCTGTGCCTGCCGCTGTTCCCGGAGGCGACCCGCTGGGCGGCGCCCGCGATCGTGGTGCTGGCCGTCGTCTCGATCCTGTACGGGGCGATCCTCGCCATCGGGCAGACCGACCTGCTGCGCCTCATCGGCTACACCTCGGTGTCCCACTTCGGGTTCATCATCCTGGGCATCTTCACCTTCACCGCGACGGGCACCGCCGGGGCGAGCCTCATGATGCTCAACCACGGCATCTCGACGGGGGCGCTGTTCCTGATCGCCGGCTTCGCGATCGCGCGGCACCCGCAACGCAGCCAGCAGATCGCCGACTACGGCGGCCTGCGCACCGTGGCGCCCATCCTCGGCGGCAGCTTCCTCGTCGCCGGCCTGAGCGCCGCGGCACTGCCGGGCCTGGCCACGTTCGTGTCCGAGATCCTCGTGTTCCTCGGGGCGTTCAGCGCCAACCACGCCGCCGCCCTGGTGGCCGTCCCCGCCGTCGTGCTGGCCGCCGTCTACGTGCTGCTGACCTACCAGCGCATGTTCACCGGGAAGGTGCCCGCCACGCTCACCGCCGACGGGCCCGTGCGCGACCTCGACGCGCGCGAGCGCACCGTCGCGGGAGTGTTCGTCGCCGCCCTGCTGCTGCTGGGCTTCGTGCCCAGCCTCGCCCTGCGCTACGTCGACCCCCCGGCACACACCACGGTCACGCTGACCGCTGCTGCCAGCGCCCACACCACGGAGGTGGCGTCGTGA
- the nuoN gene encoding NADH-quinone oxidoreductase subunit NuoN produces the protein MNEFNAPAIDWAAVSPVLVVLGAGVLGVLVEAFVPARARRTVQLVLSLAALAGAVLAVGLLWESVHANPRLVVRDSYDLTPFGLAIQGIIAVLAFLAVLVMADRPGGQDAFAPTAAAVPGSRYEEEARRAGLQQTEIYPLALFSTGGMLLFAATDDLVVLFIALEVLSLPLYVLCATARRRRLLSQEAAFKYFLLGAFASALTVFGIALLYGYAGSVHLPAIADALSGRGDSPLQGLHVLAITGIVLVTGGLLFKVGAAPFHTWTPDVYQGAPTPVTGFMAACTKAAAVGALVRVLFYLGKGFDAATRHEVQVLLWAVAIATMAIGTIVAAVQTDIKRLLAYSSIAHAGFILVALVGFDDAGAGAVLFYLLAYGLATVGAFAAVTLVRERLTGAGEDSVILGEATHLSQWAGIGRKAPWLTAAFALFMLSMAGIPLTAGFVAKFGVFSAAVGAGAWPLALLGVLASAISVFFYARIIVLMVLTPAPDAAHDGTGNESQHGAGHDATREPVSAGQGTATLASAGTATGTATGTAAGTATGTAAGTATQVRPATRAVVTVMTGWGPAAVVVAVCAIGVVLLGVLPATVLDLAAGAVKFVP, from the coding sequence GTGAACGAGTTCAACGCTCCGGCGATCGACTGGGCGGCCGTCTCGCCCGTCCTCGTCGTGCTCGGCGCCGGCGTGCTCGGCGTGCTGGTCGAGGCGTTCGTGCCCGCACGGGCCCGCCGCACCGTCCAGCTCGTGCTGTCGCTCGCGGCGCTCGCGGGCGCCGTCCTCGCCGTCGGGCTCCTGTGGGAGTCGGTCCACGCCAACCCGCGGCTCGTCGTCCGTGACAGCTACGACCTGACGCCGTTCGGCCTGGCCATCCAGGGCATCATCGCCGTGCTCGCGTTCCTGGCGGTGCTCGTCATGGCCGACCGCCCCGGCGGGCAGGACGCGTTCGCTCCCACGGCCGCGGCCGTGCCCGGCAGCCGCTACGAGGAGGAGGCGCGCCGCGCCGGCCTCCAGCAGACCGAGATCTACCCGCTGGCGCTGTTCTCGACGGGCGGCATGCTGCTGTTCGCCGCGACCGACGACCTCGTGGTGCTGTTCATCGCGCTGGAGGTGCTCAGCCTGCCGCTGTACGTGCTGTGCGCGACCGCGCGCCGGCGCCGCCTGCTGAGCCAGGAGGCCGCGTTCAAGTACTTCCTGCTCGGCGCGTTCGCCTCGGCGCTGACGGTGTTCGGCATCGCGCTGCTGTACGGCTACGCCGGGTCCGTCCACCTGCCGGCGATCGCCGACGCGCTCTCCGGGCGCGGCGACTCACCGCTCCAGGGCCTGCACGTGCTGGCGATCACCGGCATCGTGCTCGTCACCGGAGGCCTGCTGTTCAAGGTGGGCGCGGCCCCGTTCCACACGTGGACGCCCGACGTCTACCAGGGCGCCCCCACCCCGGTCACCGGGTTCATGGCGGCGTGCACCAAGGCCGCCGCCGTGGGCGCCCTGGTGCGCGTGCTGTTCTACCTGGGCAAGGGCTTCGACGCCGCGACCCGGCACGAGGTCCAGGTGCTCCTGTGGGCCGTCGCGATCGCGACCATGGCGATCGGCACGATCGTCGCGGCCGTCCAGACCGACATCAAGCGGCTGCTCGCGTACTCCTCGATCGCGCACGCGGGCTTCATCCTCGTCGCCCTCGTGGGGTTCGACGACGCCGGTGCCGGCGCGGTGCTCTTCTACCTGCTGGCCTACGGCCTGGCGACCGTCGGCGCGTTCGCCGCCGTGACCCTGGTGCGCGAACGGCTCACGGGCGCGGGCGAGGACTCCGTCATCCTGGGCGAGGCGACGCACCTGTCCCAGTGGGCGGGCATCGGCCGCAAGGCGCCCTGGCTGACGGCGGCGTTCGCGCTGTTCATGCTGTCGATGGCGGGCATCCCGCTCACGGCCGGCTTCGTCGCCAAGTTCGGGGTGTTCTCGGCCGCCGTCGGCGCCGGCGCGTGGCCGCTCGCGCTGCTGGGCGTGCTCGCCTCGGCGATCTCGGTGTTCTTCTACGCGCGGATCATCGTCCTCATGGTGCTGACGCCGGCGCCCGACGCCGCCCACGACGGAACCGGGAACGAGTCGCAGCACGGTGCGGGGCACGACGCCACGCGCGAGCCGGTCAGCGCGGGCCAGGGCACCGCGACGCTCGCCTCGGCAGGCACCGCGACGGGCACCGCAACGGGCACCGCAGCGGGCACCGCGACGGGCACCGCAGCGGGCACCGCGACGCAGGTGCGACCGGCGACACGCGCCGTCGTGACCGTGATGACCGGGTGGGGTCCGGCGGCCGTGGTGGTCGCCGTGTGCGCGATCGGAGTCGTCCTCCTGGGCGTGCTGCCCGCCACGGTTCTCGATCTGGCCGCCGGGGCGGTTAAGTTCGTGCCGTGA
- the nuoL gene encoding NADH-quinone oxidoreductase subunit L, giving the protein METLGLAPWLVGFPLLGAAILLLGGRRTDRWGHWLGVLASTASFGTGLALLLDVLGRPAGDRVHVETLFTWLTAGSLHVDAAFRIDPLSLTFVLLVTFVGTLIHVYSVAYMEHDASRRRFFAYLNLFVAAMLLLVLADSYLLLFVGWEGVGLASFLLIGFWDHDLKNSVAGKKAFVMNRVGDMGLIVAMMLMVWSRGSVSFDAFLDGADGVVSGSLTTGTATAISLMLLLAACGKSAQFPLQAWLGDAMAGPTPVSALIHAATMVTAGVYLLVRSAPILEAAPHAQLVIVIVGAITLLFGAIVGCAKDDIKKALAASTMSQIGYMMLAAGLGPIGYAFAIFHLVTHGFFKAGLFLGAGSVMHAMDDNVDMRRFGGLSRALPVTAITMGLGWLAILGVPPFSGYWSKDKIIEAAFVGEGWRPWVFGTVALLGAGITAFYMSRLFFMTFAGRRRWPTAEETGGHGAHPHESPALMRWPMIILAVGSVGLGFVLQLGGGFTTWLEPVTGHAEHGEPVLPVWLLVTLTLVLVVLGAALAFRMYAVGPVPVTAPESTVLVRAARRDLYQDPVNETIAMLPGQVVTRTLVYADRTAVDAAFLQLASGVRRTGDGLRRLQNGYVRTYAATSLGGLLVVAAVVWALAG; this is encoded by the coding sequence ATGGAAACTCTGGGTCTTGCACCCTGGCTCGTCGGGTTCCCGCTGCTCGGGGCGGCGATCCTGCTCCTGGGCGGGCGGCGCACCGACCGCTGGGGCCACTGGCTCGGCGTGCTGGCCTCGACGGCGAGCTTCGGCACAGGGCTGGCGCTCCTGCTCGACGTGCTCGGCCGGCCCGCCGGCGACCGCGTACACGTCGAGACACTCTTCACGTGGCTCACCGCGGGTTCGCTGCACGTCGACGCGGCGTTCCGCATCGACCCGCTGTCGCTGACGTTCGTGCTGCTGGTGACGTTCGTGGGCACGCTCATCCACGTCTACTCCGTCGCCTACATGGAGCACGACGCCTCCCGGCGGCGGTTCTTCGCCTACTTGAACCTGTTCGTCGCGGCCATGCTGCTGCTGGTGCTCGCCGACTCCTACCTGCTGCTGTTCGTCGGCTGGGAGGGCGTGGGCCTGGCGTCGTTCCTGCTCATCGGGTTCTGGGACCACGACCTGAAGAACTCGGTCGCCGGCAAGAAGGCCTTCGTGATGAACCGCGTGGGCGACATGGGCCTGATCGTCGCGATGATGCTGATGGTCTGGTCGCGCGGCTCGGTGAGCTTCGACGCGTTCCTCGACGGTGCGGACGGCGTCGTCTCGGGTTCGCTCACCACCGGCACCGCGACCGCGATCAGCCTCATGCTGCTGCTCGCCGCGTGCGGCAAGTCGGCGCAGTTCCCGTTGCAGGCGTGGCTCGGGGACGCCATGGCTGGCCCAACACCCGTCTCGGCGCTCATCCACGCCGCGACCATGGTCACCGCGGGCGTCTACCTGCTGGTGCGCAGCGCACCCATCCTCGAGGCGGCGCCCCACGCGCAGCTCGTCATCGTCATCGTCGGTGCGATCACGCTGCTGTTCGGGGCGATCGTCGGCTGCGCCAAGGACGACATCAAGAAGGCCCTGGCCGCGTCGACGATGTCCCAGATCGGCTACATGATGCTCGCTGCGGGACTCGGTCCGATCGGGTACGCGTTCGCGATCTTCCACCTGGTGACGCACGGCTTCTTCAAGGCCGGGCTGTTCCTCGGCGCCGGGAGCGTCATGCACGCCATGGACGACAACGTCGACATGCGGCGCTTCGGCGGGCTGTCCCGCGCGCTGCCGGTCACCGCGATCACGATGGGCCTGGGCTGGCTGGCGATCCTGGGCGTGCCGCCCTTCTCGGGCTACTGGTCCAAGGACAAGATCATCGAGGCGGCGTTCGTCGGCGAAGGCTGGCGGCCGTGGGTCTTCGGCACGGTCGCGCTGCTCGGCGCCGGCATCACGGCGTTCTACATGTCGCGCCTGTTCTTCATGACGTTCGCGGGCCGGCGCCGCTGGCCCACCGCCGAGGAGACCGGCGGGCACGGCGCCCACCCGCACGAGTCGCCCGCGCTCATGCGCTGGCCCATGATCATCCTCGCGGTCGGCTCGGTCGGCCTCGGCTTCGTGCTCCAGCTCGGCGGCGGGTTCACCACCTGGCTCGAACCGGTGACGGGTCACGCCGAGCACGGCGAGCCGGTGCTGCCCGTCTGGCTGCTGGTCACGCTCACCCTGGTTCTGGTGGTGCTCGGCGCGGCGCTCGCGTTCCGCATGTACGCCGTCGGGCCGGTGCCCGTCACGGCACCCGAGTCGACCGTGCTGGTGCGCGCCGCCCGCCGCGACCTGTACCAGGACCCGGTGAACGAGACGATCGCGATGCTGCCCGGCCAGGTGGTCACGCGCACCCTCGTCTACGCCGACCGCACCGCCGTCGACGCCGCGTTCCTCCAGCTCGCCTCAGGCGTACGGCGGACGGGCGACGGGTTGCGGCGGCTCCAGAACGGCTATGTCCGGACCTATGCGGCCACGTCGCTCGGTGGCCTGCTCGTGGTCGCCGCCGTCGTGTGGGCCCTGGCCGGCTGA
- the nuoK gene encoding NADH-quinone oxidoreductase subunit NuoK yields MPVTNYLVLAVILFSIGATTVLLRRNAIVVFMGVELMLNATNLAFVTFARIHGDLTGQVLAFFVMVVAAAEVVVGLAIIVTIFRTRRSASVDDVNLLNG; encoded by the coding sequence ATGCCCGTCACCAACTACCTGGTGCTCGCGGTGATCCTGTTCTCGATCGGGGCCACCACGGTGCTGCTGCGCCGCAACGCCATCGTGGTGTTCATGGGCGTGGAGCTCATGCTCAACGCCACGAACCTCGCGTTCGTCACGTTCGCCCGCATCCACGGCGACCTCACCGGGCAGGTGCTCGCGTTCTTCGTCATGGTCGTGGCCGCCGCCGAGGTCGTCGTCGGCCTGGCGATCATCGTGACGATCTTCCGCACCCGCCGCTCGGCCTCGGTCGACGACGTCAACCTGCTGAACGGCTAG
- a CDS encoding polyprenyl synthetase family protein, translated as MSLPPQPSAAPTVTAIPLSDPALAARLMERMEAVERALADAVASADRLADDVSHHLVAAGGKRLRPFLTLLTGELGDGTRPELLDAAVVVELTHLASLYHDDVMDSAPLRRGAPSVHSVWGNTVAILVGDLLFARASARVAGLGPDAVRLQAETFERLCLGQLHETTGPGEDEDPVEHYLQVLADKTASLLSTSARFGAMFGGAPQAAVETVAAYGEKVGVAFQLADDVLDLASSGAESGKTPGTDLREGIGTMPVLLLRQRAARGVASQDDLALLAALDGDLSSDAALADVVGRLRAHDVLRETRDLAVRYAREAAAELAPLPAGPVREALEAFASALADRAA; from the coding sequence GTGAGCCTGCCCCCACAGCCCAGCGCCGCGCCCACCGTGACGGCCATCCCGCTGTCCGATCCCGCGCTCGCCGCGCGCCTCATGGAACGCATGGAGGCCGTGGAGCGCGCGCTCGCGGACGCCGTCGCGAGCGCCGACCGCCTGGCGGACGACGTCTCGCACCACCTCGTCGCCGCGGGCGGCAAACGGCTGCGCCCGTTCCTGACGCTGCTGACGGGCGAGCTCGGGGACGGGACGCGGCCCGAGCTGCTCGACGCCGCCGTCGTCGTCGAGCTCACGCATCTCGCGTCGCTGTACCACGACGACGTCATGGACTCGGCGCCGTTGCGGCGCGGGGCGCCCAGCGTGCACTCGGTGTGGGGAAACACCGTCGCGATCCTCGTGGGTGACCTGCTGTTCGCGCGCGCGTCGGCTCGGGTGGCCGGGCTGGGCCCCGACGCGGTGCGCCTCCAGGCCGAGACGTTCGAGCGCCTGTGCCTGGGCCAGCTCCACGAGACGACGGGCCCCGGCGAGGACGAGGACCCGGTCGAGCACTACCTCCAGGTGCTCGCCGACAAGACGGCGTCGCTGCTCTCGACGTCCGCGCGGTTCGGTGCCATGTTCGGCGGCGCGCCGCAGGCCGCCGTCGAGACGGTCGCGGCCTACGGGGAGAAGGTCGGTGTGGCGTTCCAGCTTGCCGACGACGTGCTCGACCTCGCGTCGAGCGGGGCCGAGTCCGGCAAGACGCCGGGCACCGACCTGCGCGAGGGCATCGGAACGATGCCCGTTCTGCTGCTGCGCCAGCGCGCGGCGCGGGGCGTGGCGTCGCAGGACGACCTCGCGCTGCTCGCGGCGCTCGACGGCGACCTGAGCTCGGACGCGGCGCTCGCCGACGTCGTCGGACGGCTGCGGGCCCATGACGTGCTGCGCGAGACGCGTGACCTCGCGGTGCGCTACGCGCGCGAGGCCGCTGCCGAGCTCGCGCCGCTGCCCGCGGGCCCTGTCCGCGAGGCGCTGGAGGCGTTCGCGTCCGCGCTGGCCGACCGGGCAGCCTGA
- a CDS encoding PP2C family protein-serine/threonine phosphatase yields the protein MSLRQEYGGVVLEWGVVTDAGRRRPLNEDHYVASVPVFVVADGMGGRDAGEIASAATVAALGTLVERAVVSRKDVESVLDAAHDEVRRIETRPGRGAGTTATGVVVVPGKLGPRWLVVNVGDSRTYLHAQGRLERVTVDHSEVQELVDAGLITRAQARTHPRRHVITRAIGAPWAPRPDFWWLPVEAGDRVLVCSDGLTGEVDDDEIARVLGDEPDAQVAAATLVEAALRAGGRDNITVVVVDAVTVDGADGSHRDEDTRPRPAGARPEDVQ from the coding sequence ATGAGCCTGCGGCAGGAGTACGGCGGCGTCGTGCTGGAGTGGGGTGTCGTGACCGACGCGGGCCGGCGCAGACCCCTCAACGAGGACCACTACGTCGCGTCGGTGCCCGTGTTCGTCGTCGCCGACGGCATGGGCGGCCGGGACGCGGGCGAGATCGCGAGCGCGGCCACGGTGGCGGCCCTGGGGACCCTGGTCGAGCGCGCCGTGGTGTCGCGCAAGGACGTCGAGTCCGTGCTCGACGCGGCACACGACGAGGTGCGCCGCATCGAGACCCGGCCGGGGCGGGGCGCCGGGACGACCGCGACCGGCGTCGTCGTCGTGCCGGGGAAGCTCGGGCCGCGGTGGCTGGTGGTCAACGTCGGCGACTCGCGGACGTACCTGCACGCGCAGGGGCGGCTGGAACGCGTCACCGTCGACCACTCGGAGGTGCAGGAGCTGGTCGACGCGGGGCTGATCACGCGCGCGCAGGCGCGCACGCACCCGCGCCGCCACGTGATCACGCGTGCGATCGGTGCGCCGTGGGCACCGCGCCCCGACTTCTGGTGGCTGCCGGTCGAAGCGGGCGACCGCGTGCTCGTGTGCTCGGACGGGCTGACGGGCGAGGTCGACGACGACGAGATCGCGCGCGTCCTGGGCGACGAGCCCGACGCGCAGGTGGCCGCCGCGACCCTCGTCGAGGCCGCCCTGCGCGCCGGGGGCCGCGACAACATCACCGTCGTCGTCGTGGACGCCGTGACGGTCGACGGAGCCGACGGGTCGCACCGCGACGAGGACACCCGACCCCGCCCGGCGGGTGCCCGACCGGAAGACGTCCAGTGA